TCTCAACCTGAGCACGCTGCCCACCGCCGGCGCAGCCCTGGCCATCGACGGCCGGCCGCTGCCCACCGGAGCGCTCACGGTGCCGCTGCGCGTGGCCGTGCCCGCCGCCGGCACCTACGTGCTCGAAGCCGCCGCCCTGCTCAACCTGGGCGGCCTGCGCCCCTACCTGCGCGACGCGCAGCTCGGCACTCTCACCGACCTCACCCAGCAGTCCAGTTACTCGTTCAGCCAGGCCGCGGGCGCGGTGGGCGCGCGCTTCGAGCTGGTGTTTGGGCCGGCCCAGGCGCTGGCCGCGCAGCCCGCGGCCGGTAGCCCGCAGGTGGCGCTTTACCCCAACCCGGCTCAGGCGGTGGCCTTCGTGGAGCTAACCGCCGACCTCGGCCGCCAGGCCGTGGCCGCTACGCTGATTGATGGCCTGGGCCGCGCCGTGCGCACCACCACCCTACCCCCCCAGGGCGCGGCGGCCCACCAGCTGAGCCTAACCGGTCTGGCTAGCGGCGTGTACGCGCTGCGCCTCGCCACCAGCGCCGGCGTGGTTACCAAGCGCCTTGTGGTGGAGTAGAAGGAAATTAGCTCGTAAAGCAGCGTAGGTTATTTGCTTATTTCCCAACCTATTACTCTTTTTAATTCCTGCTGGTTTGTAACCCTGGTGCCGGCCGGGGGGTAGGAAAGGTCAGTATTTTACCTGACTTTTTACCAGACTAGAAATGGATTATCAACAAGTAGGCTCCTCCGAGGTGCGCATGTCGCGCATTACGTTTGGCAGCTGGGCGGCCGGCGGCTGGATGTGGGGCGGCACCGAGCAGAACGATGCCGTGGGGGCCATCCACGCGGCCTACGACCTGGGCGTAACCAGTATCGACACCGCGCCGGTGTACGGCATGGGCCTGAGCGAGCAAATCGTGGGCGAAGCCATTAAGGGCCTGCCGCGCGATAAGGTGCAAATTCTGACTAAGTTCGGGATGCGCTGGGACGAGGCCAAGGGCGACTTCGCCATGAAAACCAAGGACAACCAGGGCCGCGACCTCGACGTGTACAAGTACGCCAGCCGCGACAGCGTTATCCGAGAGTGCGAAGAAAGCCTGAAGCGCCTGGGCACCGATTACATCGACCTCTACCAGCAGCACTGGCCCGACGTGACTACCCCCATCAGCGAGACGATGGAGGCCGTGCAGCGCCTAATGGAACAGGGCAAGGTGCGGGCGGCGGGCGTCAGCAACTACTCGGTGGCCCAAATGGAAGAGGCCGGGAAAACGCTGAAGCTGGCTTCCAACCAGGTGCCCTTCAGTATGTTGCGCCGCGATATTGAAAAGGAGGTAGTGCCTTATACGCAGCAGCACGACCTGGGCATTTTGGTGTACAGCCCCATGCAGCTGGGCCTGCTGACCGGAAAAATCAAGCCCGGCCAGCACTTCGATGCCAGCGACCTGCGCAGCACTAACCGCCTGTTCAAGCCCGAGGCGGTGACCAAAGTCAACGCATTTCTGCAGAAAATCCGGCCCCTGGCCGAAACCAAAAACGCTACCCTCGGCCAGCTCGTGCTGGCCTGGACGCTGGCGCAGCCCGGCATCACGGTGGCGCTGGTGGGTGCCCGCAACCCCGAGCAAGCCGCCCAAAACGCCAAGGCGATAGACGTGAAGCTCAGCGCCGAAGAGGTTGATTTTATCAATAAGCAACTGGCGCAGGTGCAGCTGGGGTAAGTAGTAATGGTTAATAAAGACCGTCATGCTAAGCTTGTCGAGGCATAACGGTCTTTTTTAATCGCTTTGCTACCCCCCTACTTTTGCGCTATGCCGCTACCCTACCGTCGCCTCGTTGTCAAAATCGGTTCCAATGTGCTCACGCAGCCCAACGGCCTGCCCGATGAGGCGCGCATGGCCCAGCTGGTGAGCCAGATAGTGGCCCTCAAGCGCCAGGGCCGGGAAATTATCCTGGTATCGTCGGGGGCGGTGGCGGCGGGGCGCAGCCTCATCACCCTACCCCCCCGCGCCGATGCCGTGCGCAGCCGCCAGCTGCTGGCTGCCGTGGGCCAGGTAAAATTGCTGAGCCTGTATGCCGCGCTGCTGGCCCCGCACGGCCTACTGGGCGCGCAGGTGCTGGTGACCAAGGAAGATTTTCGCGACCGCCAGCACTACCTGAACATGCGCAACTGCTTTCAGGAATTGCTCCAGCAAAACGTCATTCCCATTGTGAATGAGAACGATGTGATTTCGGTGACGGAGCTGATGTTTACTGACAACGACGAGCTGGCCGGCCTGGTCGCCAGTATGCTCGATGCCGACGCGCTGCTGATTCTGAGCAACGTGGACGGCATTTTCGACGGCGACCCCAGCCGGCCCGAGGCGCGGGTGATTCGCCATATCGCGCCGCACGACACGGGCTTCGCGGAGTTTATCACGGCCACGCGCTCGCAGTTTGGGCGCGGGGGCATGCTCACCAAATGCTCCATTGCCCACAAGGTGGCCGGGCTGGGCATCAGCGTGCACATCGCCAATGGCAAAACGCCCGATATTCTGCCCAACATCTTGAATGAGAGCGCGGTGAATACCTGGTTTCAGCCCAGCAAAAAGGCATCGGGCACCAAGAAGTGGCTAGCCCACGCCCAGGCCGCGCAGGCCACGGTACACGTAAACGCCGGGGCGCGGGCGGCGCTGCTGGCCCCCGGCCAGGCCACCAGCCTGCTGCCGGTGGGGGTCGTGCGCATCGAAGGCGAGTTCCAGAAAGGTGACCTCGTGCGCCTCGTGGATGAGGCCGGCCACACCTTAGGCCTGGGCCTGGCCGAGTACGGCGCGGATAAGGCCCGTGAGCGCTTAGGCCAACACGGCCAGCGCCCACTGGTGCACTATGATTATCTGTTTCTGACGGAGAATGTGGGGTAAGCTTTAGCTTGCCGTTTTAGCACCCTCATTTACGCCCGGTAAGCTAAAGCTTCCCCTGCATTTTATGATTGACCTTTTCCGAGCCGCACAACAGGCCAGCCGCGCGCTGGCCGCGGTGCCCGCCGCCACTACCGATGCCCTGCTGCGTGACCTGGCCGACGCGCTAATTGCCCATACTGACTTTCTTATCAGCGCCAACGCCCAGGACCTGGCCCGGATGCCCGCCGCCGACCCGCGCCACGACCGCCTGCGCCTCACGCCCGCGCGCCTGGCCAGCATGGCCGATGACCTGCGCGCCGTGGCCGCCCTACCCTCCCCGCTGGGCGCGAAGCTGAGCGAGAAGACCCTGCCCAACGGCCTGCTGCTGAGTAAAGTGCGCGTGCCGCTGGGCGTGGTGGGCATCATCTACGAGGCGCGGCCCAACGTGACCATCGACAGCCTGGCGCTGTGCCTGAAAACCGGCAATGCCTGCCTGCTCAAGGGCGGCTCCGACGCGGCGGCCTCCAACGCGGCGCTTATCGAGGTGGCCGGGCCGGTGCTGCTGCGCCACGGCCTGCCGCTGGCCGCCGCCACCCTGCTACCCCCCGAGCGCGCCGCTACCGAAGCGCTGCTGCGGGCCGTGGGCCTGGTTGATGTGGTGATTCCGCGGGGTAGCCAGGGCTTGATAAACTACGTGCGGGAAAATGCCCGCGTGCCCGTTATCGAAACCGGGGCCGGCGTGGTGCACACGTATTTCGACGAAACCGGCCATCTGGCCCAGGGTGCGGCCATCATCGCCAATGCCAAGACGCGCCGCGTGAGCGTTTGCAATTCGCTTGATTGTCTGTTAATTAACGAAAGCCGACTGGCTGACCTGCCCGCCTTAGTTGCGCCGCTGGCCGCCGCCCAGGTGCAGCTATTCGCCGACGCGCCGGCCCTGGCGGCGCTGGCCGGGGCCTACCCCCCCGAATTGCTGGCACCGGCCACCGACGAGCACTTCGGCACCGAGTTTCTGGATTATAAATTGGCCATCAAGACCGTGACCGACCTCGATGCAGCCCTCGACCACATTGCCCGCTACGGCTCGCGCCACAGCGAAGCCATTATTTCGGAAAACCAAGCTCACATTGATACCTTTTTGCAAAGTGTGGATGCGGCGGCCGTGTATGCCAACGCCTCCACGGCCTTCACCGACGGGGGGCAGTTTGGGCTGGGGGCCGAAATTGGCATCAGCACTCAGAAGCTGCACGCCCGCGGCCCGATGGGCCTCGAAGAGCTAACCAGCTACAAGTGGCTGGTGCGCGGCAACGGGCAGGTGCGAGGGGGGTAGTGTAGGGTAGCTTTAGCTTGCCGGGCCGCAGCTGCATGTGCCGCGGCCGGCAAAAATGACGTATTCCTGAAAACGGCAAGCTAAAGCTTACCCTACCTTACTGCTTATGATATACGGCATGTGCTTCGATGGAAGCGTAGTGCGCGGCTGGGGCGACGATGACCGCTACCTGCACTTTTCCAATACCCGCGCCACCGGCCACGTCGAAAACCTGGAGTTTCACTACCAGCGTGCCCGCGAAATGGGCCTGACCCGCTTCCGCGATACGGTACTCTGGGACGAAGCCCGGCACCAGCCCGA
The genomic region above belongs to Hymenobacter psoromatis and contains:
- the proB gene encoding glutamate 5-kinase, with the translated sequence MPLPYRRLVVKIGSNVLTQPNGLPDEARMAQLVSQIVALKRQGREIILVSSGAVAAGRSLITLPPRADAVRSRQLLAAVGQVKLLSLYAALLAPHGLLGAQVLVTKEDFRDRQHYLNMRNCFQELLQQNVIPIVNENDVISVTELMFTDNDELAGLVASMLDADALLILSNVDGIFDGDPSRPEARVIRHIAPHDTGFAEFITATRSQFGRGGMLTKCSIAHKVAGLGISVHIANGKTPDILPNILNESAVNTWFQPSKKASGTKKWLAHAQAAQATVHVNAGARAALLAPGQATSLLPVGVVRIEGEFQKGDLVRLVDEAGHTLGLGLAEYGADKARERLGQHGQRPLVHYDYLFLTENVG
- a CDS encoding aldo/keto reductase, which encodes MDYQQVGSSEVRMSRITFGSWAAGGWMWGGTEQNDAVGAIHAAYDLGVTSIDTAPVYGMGLSEQIVGEAIKGLPRDKVQILTKFGMRWDEAKGDFAMKTKDNQGRDLDVYKYASRDSVIRECEESLKRLGTDYIDLYQQHWPDVTTPISETMEAVQRLMEQGKVRAAGVSNYSVAQMEEAGKTLKLASNQVPFSMLRRDIEKEVVPYTQQHDLGILVYSPMQLGLLTGKIKPGQHFDASDLRSTNRLFKPEAVTKVNAFLQKIRPLAETKNATLGQLVLAWTLAQPGITVALVGARNPEQAAQNAKAIDVKLSAEEVDFINKQLAQVQLG
- a CDS encoding glutamate-5-semialdehyde dehydrogenase translates to MIDLFRAAQQASRALAAVPAATTDALLRDLADALIAHTDFLISANAQDLARMPAADPRHDRLRLTPARLASMADDLRAVAALPSPLGAKLSEKTLPNGLLLSKVRVPLGVVGIIYEARPNVTIDSLALCLKTGNACLLKGGSDAAASNAALIEVAGPVLLRHGLPLAAATLLPPERAATEALLRAVGLVDVVIPRGSQGLINYVRENARVPVIETGAGVVHTYFDETGHLAQGAAIIANAKTRRVSVCNSLDCLLINESRLADLPALVAPLAAAQVQLFADAPALAALAGAYPPELLAPATDEHFGTEFLDYKLAIKTVTDLDAALDHIARYGSRHSEAIISENQAHIDTFLQSVDAAAVYANASTAFTDGGQFGLGAEIGISTQKLHARGPMGLEELTSYKWLVRGNGQVRGG